A stretch of the Pseudomonas helvetica genome encodes the following:
- a CDS encoding EAL domain-containing protein, which yields MSNVTPPSSVSALSSATGSPLRGTLKGALATLVLLLIGLLLWQLFDQLSETQNSQRQYTIDYTADLAAQVSLNMTLNAQIALNLLPIVEKPQTVDQQQALLRKLQQSLPDLLSLALLSPSGKILSDSASDSQDAGYLSELVRRSHAQVHYFSNANDGSVVNLLLHQASGSTRDYWVLRLRPTFFSSLTKQSDTGIRPLWVVENRINQQIVSRDDGLPSNKPGTVNANDLANSVLVVPLSNSDWQLRGLFDRQRVFEQLLPVFIGKCLLGLAFSLLPLIALLNMRRRQRQVHDGRRRYRDIFDGTGVALCVLDLSGLKACLDKAQLHTSEQLQRWLENPEQRRQLLQELRITEVNQVALHLLNVQSSEQAWKLLIEGGPLDGNAIGNQLLDAVLNQQKQLELEIKLRDTQGRDQHLWLVLHLPQAQHDAKAVILSISDITSRKIVELSLLEREGFWSDVVRTVPDHLYVQDVISQRMIFSNHHLGQTLGYSKTELHQMGEYFWEILLHPEDADHYHRLRQEQRQAGYTQLMQCQLRFRHRDGKWRRFEIREQALARDKHDQVTRIIGVAKDITDQIEASESLRDSEQRYRMLAESISDVIFSTDSKLSLNYVSPSVNAVLGYDVDWIFQNGWQSTIANPQQLTGIYSLMDRVSKALDKPEQLAQLRSQVQTQLFLFDCLRADGRKIPIELRLVLVWDEHGAFEGVLGVGRDISQQRRAEKDLRMAATVFEHSTSAILITDPAGYIVQANEAFSRVSGYEVAQVLDQLPNMLTVDDQQEAHLRYVLKQLHQHSTWEGEVWLKRRNGEHYPAWVGITAVLDDEGDLASYVCFFSDISERKASEQRIHRLAYYDALTHLPNRTLFQDRLHTALQSAERQKSWVVLMFLDLDRFKPINDSLGHAAGDRMLKEMATRLLACVDDDDTVARMGGDEFTLLLQPRASREIALNRAIHVAEQILASLVKPFVLEGREFFVTASIGIALSPQDGNELSQLMKNADTAMYHAKERGKNNFQFYQADMNASALERLELESDLRHALEQNEFVLYYQPQFSGDGKRLTGAEALLRWRHPRRGLVPPGDFIPVLEELGLVVDVGDWVISEACRQLKTWHQAKVRVPKVSVNISARQFSDGQLGTRIATILKDTGLPPACLELELTESILMREVSEAMQILAGLKNLGLSIAVDDFGTGYSSLNYLKQFPIDVLKIDRTFVDGLPSGEQDAQIARAIIAMAHSLNLAVIAEGVETHEQLDFLREHGCDEVQGYLFGRPMPAARFEAQFSNDALFMFD from the coding sequence TTGTCCAATGTCACTCCGCCTTCGTCCGTGAGCGCACTGAGTTCTGCGACCGGATCGCCCCTGCGCGGCACCTTGAAAGGCGCATTGGCGACGCTTGTCCTACTGTTGATCGGACTGCTGCTTTGGCAATTATTCGACCAACTGAGCGAAACCCAGAACAGCCAGCGCCAGTACACCATTGACTACACCGCCGATCTGGCCGCGCAAGTCAGCCTGAACATGACGCTCAACGCCCAGATCGCACTGAATCTGCTACCGATCGTCGAAAAACCGCAGACCGTTGATCAGCAACAGGCGCTGCTGCGCAAACTGCAGCAATCGCTACCTGATTTACTCAGCCTCGCGCTGCTCAGCCCCTCGGGGAAAATCCTCAGTGACAGCGCCAGCGACAGCCAGGATGCCGGCTACCTGAGCGAGCTGGTCCGGCGCAGTCACGCGCAGGTGCATTACTTCAGCAACGCCAACGACGGCTCGGTGGTGAACCTGTTGCTGCACCAGGCCAGCGGCAGCACGCGCGACTACTGGGTCTTGCGCCTGCGGCCGACGTTTTTCTCTTCACTGACCAAGCAGAGTGACACAGGAATCCGTCCGCTGTGGGTGGTGGAAAACCGCATCAACCAACAGATCGTCAGCCGCGACGACGGATTACCCTCGAACAAACCGGGCACGGTAAACGCCAATGACCTGGCGAACAGCGTACTGGTCGTCCCCCTCAGTAACAGCGACTGGCAATTACGCGGGCTGTTTGACCGGCAACGAGTGTTCGAACAACTGCTGCCGGTGTTTATCGGCAAATGCCTGCTGGGTTTGGCCTTCTCGCTGCTACCACTCATCGCATTGTTGAATATGCGCCGACGCCAGCGTCAGGTGCACGACGGACGTCGGCGCTATCGGGACATTTTCGACGGCACCGGTGTTGCGCTCTGTGTACTGGATCTCTCCGGACTCAAAGCCTGCCTCGACAAGGCGCAACTGCACACCAGCGAGCAATTGCAGCGGTGGCTGGAGAACCCCGAACAACGCCGACAGTTGCTACAGGAGTTGCGCATCACCGAGGTCAACCAGGTCGCCTTGCACCTGCTCAACGTCCAGTCCAGCGAGCAAGCCTGGAAGCTGTTGATCGAAGGCGGGCCACTGGATGGCAACGCTATCGGCAACCAGTTACTCGATGCCGTGCTCAACCAGCAGAAACAGCTGGAACTGGAGATCAAGCTCAGGGACACCCAGGGCCGCGACCAGCATCTGTGGCTGGTATTGCATTTGCCGCAAGCACAGCACGACGCCAAAGCGGTGATCCTCAGCATCAGCGATATCACCAGCCGTAAAATTGTCGAGTTGTCGCTGCTGGAGCGTGAAGGTTTCTGGTCGGATGTCGTGCGTACCGTCCCTGATCATCTCTACGTACAGGACGTGATCAGCCAGCGGATGATTTTCAGTAACCACCACCTGGGCCAGACGCTGGGTTACAGCAAAACCGAACTGCACCAGATGGGCGAATACTTCTGGGAGATTCTGCTGCACCCCGAAGATGCCGATCACTACCACCGCTTGCGGCAGGAACAGCGCCAGGCCGGTTACACCCAACTGATGCAGTGCCAGTTGCGCTTCCGTCACCGCGACGGCAAATGGCGACGTTTCGAAATCCGCGAACAGGCGCTGGCGCGGGACAAACATGACCAGGTCACCCGCATCATTGGCGTGGCCAAAGACATTACCGATCAGATCGAAGCCAGCGAATCCTTGCGCGACAGCGAGCAGCGTTACCGGATGCTCGCTGAAAGCATCAGCGACGTGATTTTCTCCACCGACAGCAAACTCTCGCTCAATTACGTCAGCCCGTCAGTGAACGCCGTGCTCGGCTATGACGTTGACTGGATCTTCCAGAATGGCTGGCAATCAACCATCGCCAACCCGCAACAATTGACCGGCATCTACAGCCTGATGGACCGGGTCAGCAAAGCCCTGGATAAACCCGAGCAACTGGCGCAACTGCGCAGCCAGGTGCAAACCCAGCTGTTCCTGTTCGACTGCTTGCGCGCCGACGGGCGCAAGATCCCGATCGAACTGCGCCTGGTCCTGGTCTGGGATGAACATGGCGCGTTCGAAGGTGTGCTCGGGGTCGGTCGCGATATCAGCCAGCAGCGCCGCGCCGAGAAAGACCTGCGCATGGCGGCCACGGTTTTCGAGCACTCGACGTCGGCGATTCTGATCACCGACCCGGCCGGCTACATCGTGCAGGCCAACGAAGCCTTCAGCCGCGTCAGCGGTTACGAAGTGGCGCAGGTCCTGGACCAGTTGCCGAACATGCTGACCGTCGATGACCAACAGGAAGCCCACCTGCGCTATGTGCTCAAGCAATTGCACCAGCACAGCACCTGGGAAGGCGAAGTCTGGCTCAAGCGCCGCAACGGTGAACACTACCCGGCGTGGGTCGGCATTACGGCAGTACTCGATGACGAAGGCGACCTCGCCAGCTACGTGTGCTTTTTCAGTGACATCAGCGAGCGCAAGGCCAGCGAACAGCGGATTCACCGCCTCGCCTACTACGACGCCCTGACCCACCTGCCCAACCGCACCTTGTTCCAGGACCGGTTGCACACCGCGCTGCAATCGGCGGAGCGGCAGAAGTCGTGGGTCGTGCTGATGTTCCTCGATCTCGACCGTTTCAAGCCGATCAACGACTCCCTCGGCCACGCCGCCGGCGACCGCATGCTCAAGGAAATGGCGACCCGCCTGCTCGCTTGCGTCGACGATGACGACACGGTGGCGCGCATGGGCGGCGATGAGTTCACCTTGCTCCTGCAACCGCGTGCCAGCCGCGAGATCGCGCTGAACCGGGCGATTCATGTCGCCGAGCAAATCCTTGCCAGCCTGGTGAAACCGTTTGTCCTCGAAGGCCGCGAGTTCTTTGTCACCGCCAGTATCGGCATCGCCTTGAGTCCGCAGGACGGCAATGAACTGAGTCAGTTGATGAAGAACGCCGACACGGCGATGTACCACGCCAAGGAGCGCGGCAAGAACAACTTCCAGTTCTATCAGGCGGACATGAACGCCAGCGCCCTGGAGCGCCTGGAACTGGAAAGCGACCTGCGCCACGCCCTTGAGCAAAACGAATTCGTTCTGTACTACCAGCCGCAATTCAGCGGCGACGGTAAACGCCTGACCGGCGCCGAAGCCCTGCTGCGCTGGCGGCATCCACGTCGCGGACTGGTGCCACCGGGAGACTTCATTCCAGTGCTCGAAGAGCTTGGACTGGTGGTGGATGTCGGTGACTGGGTGATCAGCGAGGCCTGCCGTCAGCTCAAAACCTGGCACCAGGCCAAGGTCCGCGTCCCGAAAGTCTCGGTGAACATCTCTGCACGGCAATTCTCCGACGGCCAGCTTGGCACGCGCATCGCCACCATCCTCAAGGACACGGGCCTGCCACCAGCTTGCCTGGAGCTGGAGCTGACCGAAAGTATCCTGATGCGTGAAGTCAGCGAAGCCATGCAGATTCTCGCCGGGCTGAAAAACCTCGGCCTGAGCATCGCGGTCGACGACTTCGGCACCGGTTATTCATCGCTGAACTACTTGAAGCAGTTCCCGATCGACGTGCTGAAAATCGACCGGACCTTCGTCGACGGCCTGCCGTCCGGCGAACAGGACGCGCAGATTGCCCGGGCGATCATCGCCATGGCCCATAGCCTGAACCTAGCGGTGATCGCCGAAGGCGTGGAAACCCACGAACAGCTCGACTTCTTGCGTGAACACGGCTGCGACGAGGTGCAGGGTTATCTGTTTGGCCGCCCGATGCCGGCGGCGCGTTTCGAAGCGCAGTTCAGCAATGATGCGTTGTTCATGTTTGACTGA
- the ettA gene encoding energy-dependent translational throttle protein EttA: MAQYVFTMHRLGKVVPPKREILKNISLSFFPGAKIGVLGLNGSGKSTLLKIMAGVDTEFDGEARPMPELNIGYLPQEPLLDPTKTVRDVVEEAVSVIKDAQARLDQVYAEYADPDADFDKLASEQAKLEAILQAGDGHNLDRQLEVAADALRLPAWDAKIEHLSGGEKRRVALCRLLLSAPDMLLLDEPTNHLDADSVAWLEHFLHDFPGTVVAITHDRYFLDNVAGWILELDRGAGIPYEGNYSGWLEAKSDRLAAESKQQSAHEKAMKEELEWVRKGAKARQSKSKARLQRFEEMQSQEFQKRSETNEIYIPAGPRLGDKVIEFKNVTKGYGDRVLIDNLSFSMPKGAIVGVIGGNGAGKSTLFRMLMGKEQPDSGSIEVGETVQLACVDQSREDLDGSKTVFQQISDGSDQIRIGNYEIPSRTYVGRFNFKGGDQQKFVKDLSGGERGRLHLALTLKEGGNVLLLDEPSNDLDVETLRSLEEALLDFPGAAIVISHDRWFLDRVATHILAYEDDSQAVFFEGNYTEYEADRKKRLGDAASQPHRVRHKKLA, from the coding sequence ATGGCTCAATACGTCTTCACCATGCATCGGCTGGGCAAAGTTGTTCCGCCGAAGCGGGAAATCCTGAAAAACATTTCGCTGTCGTTCTTCCCGGGCGCCAAGATCGGCGTACTCGGCCTCAACGGCTCGGGTAAATCCACACTGTTGAAAATCATGGCCGGCGTCGACACCGAGTTCGACGGCGAAGCCCGTCCGATGCCGGAATTGAACATCGGCTACCTGCCGCAAGAGCCGCTGCTGGATCCGACCAAGACCGTGCGTGACGTGGTCGAGGAAGCGGTCAGCGTGATCAAGGACGCGCAAGCGCGTCTGGATCAGGTCTACGCCGAATACGCCGACCCGGATGCCGACTTCGACAAGCTGGCCTCCGAACAGGCCAAGCTCGAAGCCATCCTGCAGGCGGGCGACGGTCACAACCTGGATCGCCAGCTGGAAGTCGCCGCCGACGCGCTGCGTCTGCCGGCCTGGGATGCGAAGATCGAACACCTGTCCGGTGGTGAAAAGCGTCGTGTGGCCCTGTGCCGCCTGCTGCTGTCCGCCCCGGACATGCTGCTGCTCGACGAGCCAACCAACCACCTGGACGCCGACTCCGTGGCCTGGCTGGAGCATTTCCTCCACGACTTCCCGGGTACCGTGGTTGCGATCACGCACGACCGTTACTTCCTGGACAACGTTGCCGGCTGGATTCTGGAACTTGACCGCGGCGCCGGTATTCCTTATGAGGGCAACTATTCGGGCTGGCTTGAAGCCAAGTCCGACCGTCTGGCCGCCGAATCCAAGCAGCAGTCGGCCCATGAAAAGGCCATGAAGGAAGAGCTGGAGTGGGTGCGCAAAGGCGCCAAGGCCCGTCAGTCGAAATCCAAGGCGCGTCTGCAACGCTTCGAAGAAATGCAATCGCAGGAATTCCAGAAGCGTAGCGAAACCAACGAGATCTATATCCCGGCCGGTCCTCGCCTGGGCGACAAGGTCATCGAATTCAAGAACGTTACCAAGGGCTATGGCGATCGCGTGTTGATCGACAACCTGTCGTTCTCCATGCCTAAAGGCGCCATCGTTGGCGTGATCGGTGGTAACGGTGCGGGTAAATCCACGCTGTTCCGCATGCTGATGGGCAAGGAACAACCGGATTCGGGCAGCATCGAAGTCGGTGAAACCGTGCAACTGGCCTGCGTCGACCAGAGCCGTGAAGACCTGGACGGCAGCAAGACTGTGTTCCAGCAGATCTCCGACGGTTCCGACCAGATCCGCATCGGCAACTACGAGATCCCGTCGCGCACCTACGTGGGTCGCTTCAACTTCAAGGGCGGCGATCAGCAGAAGTTCGTCAAGGACCTGTCCGGTGGTGAGCGTGGTCGCTTGCACCTGGCCCTGACCCTGAAAGAGGGCGGCAACGTCCTGCTGCTCGACGAACCGTCCAACGACCTCGACGTTGAAACCCTGCGTTCGCTGGAAGAAGCCCTGCTGGACTTCCCGGGCGCCGCCATTGTGATCTCTCACGATCGGTGGTTCCTTGACCGCGTCGCGACTCACATCCTGGCGTACGAAGACGACTCGCAAGCGGTGTTCTTCGAAGGTAACTACACCGAGTACGAAGCCGACCGCAAAAAGCGTCTTGGCGATGCCGCTTCCCAGCCACACCGGGTGCGTCACAAGAAACTGGCCTGA
- a CDS encoding GreA/GreB family elongation factor, with protein sequence MSRAFVNEDNATPQADQPVERQVSTQPNYVTPEGLALLQAKVAELQNQHGEQSAREEADPQWLADLERDLRYFKQRLQSAQVVTPATSTKKVQIGSWVTYADERGTERRVQLVGEDQANAAKGLINWSSPLGRALLGAQLNDEVLWQRPAGDQLIEIIRIEPN encoded by the coding sequence ATGAGCCGCGCTTTCGTCAATGAAGATAACGCCACCCCACAAGCCGACCAGCCGGTAGAACGCCAGGTCAGCACGCAGCCCAACTACGTCACGCCCGAAGGCCTCGCCCTGCTGCAGGCCAAAGTCGCCGAGTTGCAAAACCAGCACGGCGAACAATCGGCCCGCGAGGAGGCTGACCCACAGTGGCTGGCCGATCTCGAGCGTGATCTGCGTTACTTCAAGCAACGCCTGCAAAGCGCTCAAGTGGTGACACCGGCCACTTCCACCAAGAAGGTTCAGATTGGCAGCTGGGTGACCTACGCCGATGAACGGGGCACCGAACGACGCGTGCAACTGGTTGGCGAAGACCAGGCCAATGCCGCCAAAGGCCTGATCAACTGGAGCTCACCGCTGGGACGGGCGCTGCTCGGTGCACAGTTGAATGACGAAGTGCTCTGGCAACGACCCGCCGGCGATCAGTTGATCGAAATCATCCGCATCGAACCGAACTGA
- a CDS encoding chorismate mutase codes for MDANCRSLEEVRENIDRLDRQIVSLLAARGAYVSQAARFKKDSDAVKAPQRVEQVIAKVRALAEEVGANPQVIEQVYRAMIAAFIEQELAEHAHLATTTMD; via the coding sequence ATGGATGCCAACTGCCGCTCCCTCGAGGAAGTACGCGAAAACATTGACCGGCTGGATCGGCAAATTGTCAGCCTGTTGGCCGCGCGCGGCGCTTATGTGTCGCAGGCCGCTCGCTTCAAGAAAGACAGCGACGCGGTGAAAGCACCGCAGCGTGTTGAACAGGTCATCGCCAAAGTCCGGGCACTGGCTGAAGAGGTCGGTGCCAACCCGCAGGTCATCGAGCAGGTGTATCGAGCCATGATCGCCGCGTTCATCGAACAGGAACTGGCTGAACACGCTCACCTTGCAACCACGACGATGGATTGA
- a CDS encoding DUF4105 domain-containing protein has product MLKRLACLALFACAPLSAAPLIDNQRLQQLANDQFWISLGHYESAKLGGWRSYVSDKKFFLAANGAEHPDAELAATVQALYAPASKGQQHAQCIYPARTRWLKAQLNLNDLPTVDCSEFKQWFKDVSPHSAVMIFPAAYLNSPSSMFGHTLLRIDQADVQTDHTALLSYAINFGAYIEGSDNSILYAWKGLMGGYPGLFALVPYQEKLSEYRSLENRDLWEYRLNLTQAETERMVEHVWELKQIQFDYFFFDENCSYRLLELLQVARPSLRLTEQFPLTAIPTDTVKAVKDAGLVEKIDYRPSRERELLSRAKPLSGDEQQWVLKVSADQKRLQEPTFKALPRDRQALIIDAAYRLERYRANGQERDPQRAQRSFELLRAINQNPPPELSIERPGLPENGHESRTWQAGIGTRGDKAFGEYGLRMAYHDLNDNAESFPLGAQIEILQMKLRQYEGNHWQLQQLDLATIRSLTPRNELLQPWSWQVTGGLERVPGKHDDETLVSHVNGGAGGTWQLGDDVLGFALGTVRIEHNSDFAGFIAPAAGFNSGVLWKNPLGNLSLETKGDYFTNGEVRRSLSLNQQWELSRNLGLRLSAQREFSHIASPENEVMLEVKWYHY; this is encoded by the coding sequence ATGCTCAAACGCCTTGCCTGTCTGGCGCTGTTTGCCTGCGCCCCGCTGTCCGCCGCGCCTCTGATCGACAACCAACGTTTGCAGCAACTGGCCAACGACCAGTTCTGGATTTCCCTGGGCCATTACGAAAGCGCAAAACTCGGCGGCTGGCGCAGCTATGTCAGCGACAAGAAGTTCTTCCTGGCAGCCAATGGTGCCGAACATCCCGACGCAGAGCTGGCGGCCACCGTACAAGCGCTCTATGCCCCGGCCAGTAAAGGCCAGCAGCACGCGCAATGTATTTACCCGGCGCGTACTCGCTGGTTGAAAGCCCAACTGAACCTGAACGATTTGCCGACGGTGGATTGCAGCGAGTTCAAACAATGGTTCAAGGACGTATCACCCCACAGCGCGGTGATGATTTTTCCGGCAGCCTATCTGAACAGCCCGTCATCGATGTTCGGTCATACCTTGTTGCGCATCGATCAGGCTGACGTGCAAACCGACCACACGGCCCTGCTCAGTTACGCGATCAATTTCGGTGCCTATATCGAAGGTTCGGACAACAGCATTCTGTATGCCTGGAAAGGCCTGATGGGCGGCTATCCGGGGCTGTTCGCGCTGGTGCCTTATCAGGAAAAACTCTCGGAATACCGCAGCCTGGAAAACCGCGATCTGTGGGAGTACCGGTTGAACCTGACGCAGGCAGAAACCGAGCGCATGGTCGAGCATGTCTGGGAGCTCAAGCAGATTCAGTTCGATTATTTCTTCTTCGATGAAAACTGCTCCTACCGCTTGCTGGAGTTGCTGCAAGTCGCAAGACCGAGCCTCAGGCTCACCGAACAATTCCCGCTGACGGCGATCCCCACCGACACCGTCAAAGCCGTGAAAGACGCCGGGCTGGTGGAAAAAATCGATTACCGTCCATCCCGCGAACGTGAGCTGTTGAGCCGCGCCAAACCGCTCTCAGGCGATGAGCAGCAATGGGTGTTGAAGGTCAGCGCCGACCAGAAACGCTTGCAGGAGCCGACCTTCAAGGCGCTGCCACGTGATCGTCAGGCATTGATTATCGACGCGGCCTACCGTCTTGAGCGCTACCGCGCCAACGGCCAGGAACGCGATCCACAGCGCGCGCAACGCAGCTTCGAGCTGCTGCGGGCGATCAACCAGAACCCGCCACCGGAGTTATCCATCGAACGCCCGGGCTTGCCGGAAAACGGCCACGAATCGCGCACCTGGCAGGCCGGCATCGGCACCCGTGGCGACAAAGCCTTTGGTGAATATGGCCTGCGCATGGCCTATCACGACCTCAACGACAACGCCGAAAGCTTTCCACTCGGTGCGCAGATTGAAATTCTCCAGATGAAGCTGCGCCAGTACGAAGGCAATCACTGGCAATTGCAGCAACTGGACCTCGCGACCATCCGCTCATTGACCCCGCGCAACGAGCTGCTGCAACCGTGGTCCTGGCAGGTGACCGGCGGCCTGGAGCGAGTACCGGGAAAGCACGACGATGAAACCCTGGTCAGCCATGTCAACGGCGGTGCCGGTGGCACCTGGCAACTGGGCGACGACGTACTGGGCTTCGCCCTTGGCACCGTGCGCATTGAGCACAACAGCGACTTTGCCGGTTTCATCGCGCCCGCCGCCGGCTTCAACAGCGGTGTTCTGTGGAAGAACCCGCTGGGCAATCTGAGCCTGGAAACCAAAGGTGATTACTTCACCAACGGTGAAGTGCGACGTAGCCTGAGTCTGAACCAGCAGTGGGAGCTGTCGCGTAACCTCGGCCTGCGCCTGAGCGCCCAACGGGAGTTCAGCCACATCGCGTCCCCCGAAAACGAGGTTATGCTGGAAGTGAAGTGGTATCACTATTGA
- a CDS encoding DUF3015 domain-containing protein, giving the protein MKRILLGTLFTVASLNAMAQAPGGPDCGWGNMLFEGQRGTPAHFLASTTNGTSGNATFGMTSGTNGCATNAALTYGGKSWIAMNGMMNELSEDMAKGSGEALTTYAVVLGVAPQDRAYFATVTHEHFQQIFSKADVTAEDVHTNTLAVLKGDARLAKYATPA; this is encoded by the coding sequence ATGAAACGGATTCTTCTTGGTACTCTCTTCACCGTTGCATCCCTCAACGCCATGGCCCAGGCGCCAGGCGGCCCGGATTGCGGTTGGGGCAACATGCTGTTCGAAGGTCAGCGTGGCACCCCGGCACACTTCCTGGCATCCACCACCAACGGCACTTCTGGCAACGCCACTTTCGGCATGACATCCGGCACCAACGGTTGCGCAACCAACGCCGCGCTGACCTATGGCGGCAAATCCTGGATCGCCATGAACGGCATGATGAACGAACTGTCCGAAGACATGGCCAAGGGCTCCGGCGAAGCGCTGACCACTTATGCAGTGGTACTGGGCGTCGCACCGCAAGACCGTGCGTATTTCGCCACCGTCACCCACGAGCACTTCCAGCAGATTTTCAGCAAGGCTGATGTGACTGCTGAAGACGTGCACACCAATACCCTGGCGGTACTCAAAGGCGATGCTCGTCTGGCCAAATATGCCACCCCGGCTTAA